The Sebastes umbrosus isolate fSebUmb1 chromosome 1, fSebUmb1.pri, whole genome shotgun sequence genome includes the window CTTCATGATTATGCCTGCAGCTGCATTAAGATTGTTATTCAAATGCATCTTGGTATCGGCTGATATGGGGGAAATGTCagccaaataaaacaacagagcaaaaattaaaacacaacagcagcaacatatTGGTGCACCCTGTTAAGcaaaaatttttttaaaaaaatcagaaagTTCAAGTAAAGGGTTTGGGTTAGCATTACCTTCATACTTCATACAATGCTGGGCTAAGGTTAAGTTTCTCCTCTACAATTAGAAAACTAAACAATAAAAGTGCTTTGGCAATAATTCAAGTCTTTCATTTTCACCACACATACAGGGGAGTAGAAGATATTGCTTGTATGAAGCTGCACTGTATACAAAAATAGTTTATGTCTTCACAACAATGGCAGGTCCTTTTAACATTTATTCTAAAAGCTTCAATAGGCACTAAAAAggtacttattttattgttagtCAACCTCATTTATCTGGGAGCTGATACAAGTTCATCTAAAATAAGCACTAGCGGTCACTAATTTGTTATGTTCTGGTTACATTTTATTCTGAATTTTCTATCAATTGAaactatttaataataatatttaaaacgTATGAATAATATTTGACTATTAAAATATTGTAATGATTATATATCACCTTCTTTTAAAAGTGCCGTGAAATACAAAAGACCAGTCTTTATTAAAAAGTTATTActgttatataaaaaaaaaagccattacagtgtactcaaagtttcatatataattttttttaaattcagattCTGTCTctaattttatatactttttaacttGGGCCTTGAAATATTTTGTCTGtagattttatttatcttatttaacACTTTTAATTGCATGGTTCTTTTGTGTAAATTGTTTAGAATTGTAAACATTTTATTATGATTGTTTTACCCTTTTTGTGAAGCACCTTGAGATTTcgctgtattttaaagtgtgttatataaatttaatttatgattattattattagatttaaAGTGCATCACTTGATTACAATTCCAGTAAATAGTTACCACTAAAAAGCATATATTGTGtatggtaaaaacaaaaacaccaccAGTCAGAAATAGTGACCGGTAACATTAGAGGAGCCACTGCTGCTGTTTAATTGAAAAGTGCTCATTTCTAAAGAACTTGTGACTAACAGGTAACTCATAGTAAGTAGTCTAGCCATAAATACAATCTATAGAAATATAATCTATTTCTAGGAGTCTAATCTTATTTTAGTGACTGATGAAGCTGACAAAATTAACGGTTAAATGGCCGCCATGCACAACAGCACTGTATCGTACAAGTTTTAATTTTACTGAGTACAAAAACTAGTGAACTGACAGCAGACATATTCTCTGAGCTAAAATACTGATGACTATTTTCTGTGTTCTGTTGCTTGATTGTTCCCTAACTCTTATGATATAAACTGTTCTGCAAGCCTCTACAGTATATCTAGCCTCTGTATTGTGCTTCTGCAGTGCATCACGATATGAAAGGCCATCTTTTCTCAGGTCAGCATGAGAGGAAACATACAGAGCACGTATTCAGACTCAGTGGTCTTTACAGAACTCTTTGTGACAGAAACGACAAAAGCTCTCCAGGGACCCCAGAGGCTTTCTTCTGCTCTGCGCTGGGTTCGTCCCCCCTCCCCAAAACCACCGGTTCGCCTTTTTGTGGGAGACTCAACTGGTACAAGGAAGCAATGTGAGTTGCCGTTGAGTCCTCCAGCCACCAGGGGACAGCAAGAAGTGAGAAGCAGATGTTAATCGGCATGTGGGAGCAACAGGAGTGCCCAGGCATCATGAAAGACTGCGTACAAATTTAGTCTTGAAGAGCCTTTGAGTGGAGAAATGTTCACCTTATTCTAAGAGGTCCTGTGGAAGGAAACAAACAACACATATTAGTTAATAAGAATCAAAAAGCTGAACTAAAAATAGGGCCTTTTACACAGTATCGGATACCTGATCTGAGTCTTCGTTGTACTGTTCTTTTCCTGTCTCCATATAGTGAGTGTCAACATCATCGACTCCTTCTATTTTATCAGCCTCAACGTGTTCCCTCATCACAGAGTATCGGTGCACGAGGAACCTGATGAGGACACGAGTAAATATTAGAAACAAACAGAGATGAAATacagtgtttatttgtgtgcatTAAGCGTGTGTGGAAAGATGAAGCATAGTTAACTGACCGTCCCCCGCAGACGTATTTCTTAACCAGCCAAACGCCTGCAACAGCACTCGTCAGAAGCATCGCTATGACAACCATCACTATGACAGCGGTGTTCGGTGAGCTGCTTTCAGTCTGTTAGagttacagaaacagaaagggCTGAAAATGTAGAGAAATTACAATGCTGAAAACAAGTGTGTAAAATCTGCTTCATTACCATCCCTGTTTGTGAATAACTGGGTGCTACTGTATGCACAACAGGATTTGTTCAAGAGCCTGAGGATGTCAggttggaaaaaaagaaaagaaaaacttgaCTACATCTACATCTGCCTGTGTTTAAGTTTGAACCTACACTTATTGAACAATTAGTGTGTTTCTATCCActtgtttttatgcacattttcaatttgagcGTAAAAGAACCTGAGTGGAAACTCTGGAAATCACATCCTAAAAGCGGTTTCACGATTGACTGAGGTTGAAAAGTGTATCGATAAATGTGACAAAGTGCACTGAAAACAAACTTAAAAGATTTATAAATCACAGAGATCAGTTAAATCATGACATACATGAATGATgtgacttaaaggaacagtgtgtaggatctggcggtatctagaggtgaggctgcagattacaaccaactgaagcctctcctgtgtgccaagcatgtaggacaACTATGGTGGCTGACATGAAAAGGCAAATGGCCCTCCCTAGAGCCAGTTAATGTAAGAGTAgcataggtcatttggagcagagccagtgcgtagagtgtgtgtgtatgtgggaagtgagtggtgaagaaagagagagagaactgcgGCGACCTTCCTCACATGAATACATGAAGCAAACATAAATGCCATTTTCCCGTCTTTTAATCACGTCATCTCGCTGTGCCTTCTTCTTCTACAATGATTTAATGGCATTCTGCTGGAGAATTAGCGCCACCAACTGTTTACCTCGATGCCCCCAACTCCTAATATTTGCATTAGTGTCGAGGATGAAAACATTAATTTGCACTTTCTTTTGCCGATTTTTTAGAAATTCAGTATCAATTTGGTTGGGAACTTGACTCATGTCACACCGCTACTTGCTACACTCACGCCTTCAGTGTTGACCATGCTATTGATTTTCCGGGTATCCTCATATGCAGTTAACCAGGTAGATGACGTTCTGCTGTGTAGCACCTCAGAATGAGCAGGACGTACCAGAGAATTTGGATAAAGGGCGTTGCTGGTGCACATCCTCCTCAGGTCCGTCTCCTTCCTATCTGGCTGGAAACCTCCCTCACACTGGTCTCCTGGAATCTTCCGGTAGCTTAAAATGtacggagagacggagagacggagagacatgTAAGGTAAGATAAAACTCAATGAAAAGGACTCAGGGCAGGACAAGACAGCTGGTAAACGGAAGATAAGACTCATACCACTAATGGAGGGAGATGTAGGCTCAAGTGATCATATTTGCTTTGACCTTTGatgtttatctttatcttttatacTATTAGTGACTAAACTAAGAAAGTATTTAATTGTGCTGTGTTTCGTGCCGTGTATTTCTTTAGTTATTCTTGAAATATATACTCACAGAGCAATGGCTTTAAAGGGATTGGGCATATTAAATTAGTCCTTTTTTATTAAGTCAACTTAATAAATAGAACTTGGCCGttttgtcaacataaataaagtgatgatgtAACAACTTAATTAATTTACCATAAAACAGTAAGAGCcgaaatacatttttgtgttattgtggttaaatacaTGCAATTTATGGTGTAGTTAGATTAGAAAACAGGTTTTTTTGTTCGCTGAGAAAATTttgttttgaaaggctaaacggcaacaaatatggattgaagcagaatatttcattagattttgctacttagtagcaaaAAATGTATCctatttaaatagtttttaatacagacttttgtatatattattcaataagtgtgttattatgattttagttattaatgtgcaaatctaattttgacaacttcAGAACAGagaaatcctggcgcaccccctggGATCTTTGGAGACACCCCTAAGGGGGGCCTGGACCCCAGGTAGGGAACTACTATCCTAAACTACAGCTGATGAAAGAGAGagcaaagataaaaacaattgtCCTCACCCGCTAGTCTGAAGCTGTTCAGTTGTCCCGTTTAAGCAGAACTCAAGAGGATGactcttcagctcctcctgctccacACACTCTGAGCTGTTCTCTGGCCGGTAATATCCAAAGTCACTGTGAGACAAAGCAGAAGCTCACTTGGCAGTCTTTTACGGAAACAAACTGTCTGCAGGATGAAAATAGACTTTATCTATTTTGGTATTTCACAAAAACATACCAGTGATAATCGTCCATTGTGCATGGACAGGGGGACAGCTTCTTAGTGATGCCATAGTCCCTCCCGTTCCAGCAGACAGAGTCTTTCCTCAGGCGTAAGAAGGTCTCTTTATAGCCCAGCACACAGCCATCACTTGACCCACTGGGGTCTGCAGAGTGAGCCAGCCACTGGACATAGTCCTCTTCAGTACCTGcacatacatataaacacacacacatgtaaatcAAGGTGAAACGCTTCCTTTTACATCCCGTATTCTTTCACATACTCACAGTCTCTGGTGAGGATTTTCCTGAAGTCGATGGTCATCACCACCCATTTACTGAAGTCGTTCCTGTAGCCCCACAGGCTGACGTTCATGGAGCGAGAGCCGGGCTCGCTGTCCATACCACTGAAGTGAAGCGGGTCGCTGGTGAAGTTATACGTATGCCAGCACTGCCCCTCATCTGTTGAAAACCTGACGGTGTAGGGGGAAAAGAATGGGCAGAAAAAGAGTCCGTAAAATATATAAGAGCAAATACTACAATGAACAAATCATGTAGTATACTCGGTTATATTCACTTGATCTGATTGACAGGTGAGTTGGTGTGCTCCACAGCCACCAGCAGCCCTCCAGAGTCCAGTATAGCATAATGGTGGGGGCCCCTGAGAGCCAACAGCCACGAGTAGCCCCCGTCGTCAGACACGTACACGTCAGGGGAGAGAGCTGACTCTGCGTCTCCAATGCTGCCTGAGGAAACAGAGGACACCGGTGTTATGAGACGTTTAACCATGCAGTGAGATGATTCAGGGTAAAGACATCTTTTTACCATGGGCTAGAATGACGCCCACAGCACTGGGCTGTGAGAGAGGCAGCATGGGTACGTTCATCTTCATGGTGGTGCTGTAGGAGGCGTGGATGTGAAGTCTGCACTGTAAAGACACGATAATTAGGGTAATGTTGGTACCAAGTCAACATGCTCACTGCAGACACTCATACTGATGTTAAAATTccatagaaataaaaaacagagcAGTTTTAATAACATTACAAAACACTAAAACTGCTCATCACGTAAATGAAACACTCCAGACATACTGAAAAATACACGCACATCacaagaaaaatgtatatatttaaatatactgtgtataaATCTCACTCTGTTAGGCCTGTTGGTGGAGGTCTCAGTGTCACAGTGGCTATTCTGTGGTCTGCGCAGCGTCTGCCACTTTGCTCCTTGGTCAAAGGTGATCACTGTCTCCATTGCACCATCTGCAGTCAATAACATTCACTTCAATTACCATCAGGATCCATAGAtgatttttttgcatgtttattaGTGATATATGAACTGTTTACATCTTGCAACTTTGtgtaattaaatgaaaagataataaatcatatttaaaaatgttgacaaaGAATAACCACAGGATTCCTCTTAAATGTGTAAGTATATATTACGTAGTGTGCTGACCCACCCTCTGTGAGCACGCTGGTCATGTAGACGCCCCTGAGTGAAGCAATGGCGGTGAAGTCAGTGTCGCTTCCTGTGGTCGTGTAAAGATGGCGCTCCAGAGACTTGGAGAACACGGCTCCTCTGTCATCTGACACATAGATGGTCCCAACACCGGAGTCTGGTCAACACAGAACACACGCAAAGATAAACAAGTCTCAAAGTCGGGCCATAACAAATGATGCGTTTACTGACCCCCACAGAGAAACTTTCAGCAGCTTCAGGATCCTTTTCAAGGACACCTAATCAGACTGTTAGCATGAAGGTTATTTTGCATTATATGAACATTATTGTTAGTCATTAGCGTCATCTGTAATTACCAACATtgtcaacatcatcatcaaccACATCAATCATCACTATGAGCATCCTCACTGGCTCTGACCTCCAGGGTTGTCCACATGCATGAATATCATGTCCTGATTGGCTGCCAGGATGGAGTAGAACTGCTCGTGGTTGACTGTAGGAAGCTGCGCCATGTTCCACACCTCGCCTCCGTCCACTGACACGTGGATCATACGCTCTGTTCCCTAAGcaatgttaaagggacagtacACTTAAATCACAAAAGAACAAACAATCACCTGCATGAtgatagtcagtgtattacctacagtagatgacggtcggcacgcccccagtttggagaagcagacaggagttaccgcacaaaagcaaagcaatacagtgctgttgACGGGGCCGGtaacaaaacttattttagccacctaaaagaaaggctcaatACAGTTTATATTTCCGACatagaactgaagccgttatctatgctctcgccaaagcaaacagactccattgaaaaaaaacagtattttttaactcgcagaacacagaagttgttggtctaccgctgcctcgatcagttagtttgtgttattgtgtgactttggttagttcggttTCACCAAATTCACacaacagcacaaacacactagCGAGAGCATaaatggatacaacggcttcaattccctgtcagaaagggccgtctgacggcaaggtaaagcggtgaagatattctaaatatagcgtacacttaatcTGATTTTTTTGTAGGTAAGCCTTCCTTTTAGATGGTTAAAATATGATTTGCtactgcccccgtccacagcagtacgttgctttgcttcaatgcggtaactcctgtctgcttctccaaattgGGGGCGTGACGACCGTCATCTACCTCATACGTAATAGGTACCTCATAAATACaacccataataataataataataataataataatatgcacaAATCCTAAGCATATAAAAACTATTTCCCGTTTACACCTGCTGTGATCTGTATCTGGATGAAATATCTGGACGATGACAACCGATCCATAGGCCTTTGCATTTACACCTGATATTAATAGCGTTCGTTTTTTACCTGCAttgtgatcagatctcaatatgcaaattagtttAGGTGGGTCTGGTGTACAACAAACACCGCTCCTCCTAAGTCAAGGAAAGCAATGCCATGGACATGGGTCATTAATTTGTAATCATTTTTTGCCAGGGAAAACTTGATAGCTACAGCTACTAGATGGAGCTTTAGTCTTGCATCTTCAGCCAGCAGTAAGAGGTGAAGTTAGGTGATTCGGagcagatttgtttttcttcagaatGTGGTCAGGCTGTAAGGATTGCATTCATACCTGAATGagatattatcacaatatgaGCCAAACCACCTCCAGATGTGGTCCGGCTGATCCGATCACCCTGCATTAACATATGTTTTTCCTTATCCAGATATAGATCGCATGTTAACGCCAGGTGAAAACGGGGTCGAGAACCGCTAGATATCACTTGTggtaagtgagaaaatatattttctggGCGAGTCTTTACCTCGGAAAATGCACATAGAGGCAACATTTGTACAAAAATGTTACGGTGTGTTACCATTTATGTCTATGAAGaaacattatacacacacaggaatgtgtgaagaaacatactgtatatagagataCTGTATGCATCACAAAAACAGTGCAAGGTAGattcacagaaacacacattctGCTTTTAGATCCAATAAAGGCAAAGAGGCAAAAAActtgcagacacacactcacacacactcacacgtacCGTGCCAGTCATGATGGAGGCAAAAACAAAGCGCCCTCCCAGTACAAAGGAGTAAACTCTGGTTGCGATGGTCTTGAAACTTCGACCGTAGTCTGCCGTCGTCCTTAACTCCAACATGCCTTTATCATCTAACAGAAAGAAAGTGGAGTTACTAGATGTATTGCAGGATTTTAAATATACGGGTGACTATACTGTCTTCACTTACTGCATGATCCATTGTAGTTCGTTGTAAAGTAGATAGTGTGTTTTGGACCCCTGTATGTGAGAAAAAGAAACGGTGAAGGAAGGAATCTGGAGAAaggaaagacattttttaaacatctgAAAGTCGTCTGAGTTCAAATATAAATCCACTTTTGGAATTTGTAGAGATCACAGATTATGGTTTGTGGTTTCTTCTAAGTGCTGTGCGAGCAAGGCACACATCGACCCCCCGGGCCGCGCTCCAAGCCCTCTCTGGCTTTGTTCGCTGCCAATGGGGATGAAGGTTTTCACACTGCAAAGATTCTGCCGGTTCAAGGACTGTGGGCTGAATAAGAATGCTGCCGTTGCTGACTCATGATTCACTCTGACAGCAGCctcggctctctctctctctctctcttcactcaATTTAGGCTGGGGCCTAAATAACAGCTGTGGTCACACAGAGCTATCACAATGTTCCCACAATGCAGCGCTAAACAACCGCAGGCTGACACCGCAACCTCATGTGAACTCTGGTGCCCAAATGAAACGAGAGTCGGGAGAGCGATCCGAACTGTGGTGGGAAAAACAGCTGGAATAACAGAAATGGACaaagaacacacaaacacactcctgttatggcaaaaacaaagatgCACATGGAGGCTAAGTGGAAACAAATATGCACAAAGCTGTTTCAcaccctgtcagtgttttatgtCCCgctttgacaatttatttttcactcTAAACCAATCACACACAGATGAATGACATACAGAAGGTTACTGAGGGTTCACACTCTGCTAGACGACAAGTTAAACAAGTTAAATAAGTTAAATAACTTCAATGTTTATAAAAGTGGTGAAATCTATTAACGGGCTGTATGAAAATTATTCGAGGGGTAGATGGGGTCAAAGAAGGAGAGGCTACTTTATActactactccactacatctcagagcgAAATATGgtattttttactgcactacatttgtttgacacttatagttactttttacataaaaaaaaaaaaaacatatgacgCAGTACTTTACTACTAATCTACACTTTAGTATACAAAGTACCTAAAATTGGCTCCACATTGatgaactacaacattaaaatgtattcattagtgacaaaaacaaaataatataatattctataataatataacccTGTGAAAAGATCCATTTTACGTAAtgattacttttacttttgatactttaaaggtcttattgataacatttttatgtggacgaatatttaaaaaaaaaaaaaaaaactttagaaAGGTGCCTGAATATAAGTTTcgtttttcctgaaaaaaaatattagaattgtgtatgaatattttttaaaaatctggccggtccaaaatgaatgttttgtttatctctgtggaagatatctgacgtttggttcccacttctaacaaggctagTGAGCCAacagtaaaacgacgttggtatcacgtggtatctctggatcgtcagttagtgtggaaaaaacagataatggctgagattgatggtaagtgTCGGcgaacgacttgttgtgaagttagtgcaatggaacgggggagggagaatttGACATCTAGTGGCTTAATGTGATCAATGTTATAAATATCACCTTTATGTATAATTTGCTGATTAACAttgtgaatgcaggacttttacttgtgccGGAGTATTTTTAGACGGTTGTATTTCTACTCTTACTTAAGatgtgagtacttcttccagcaCTGCCGTTTACTGATTTACTACTGTGTGTGCGGCATGGATCATAAATATACGTTTTTCCACATGCAGAGCATCAATCAAGTCTCTGCAACAGGGTTTTATTTTCTAGCAGCTAATAGGACCAATATGACGGTTTTGAGAAACAGCAGATTTTTATAGTTTGGGGTTATCTCACTAAACCTTGCTGCATTTTTACACTGGCCAACAGTTGTCTTCACTTTATTCTTCATTATAACAGAACagtaaagttaaatgcatcataaAGAGTTAACCTATGGTATCATCAGGGTTGTCAAGGAGAAGGACAAAACCACATATTAATAATGTTGGGTTTGATTTTTTAGACATATGGTTCAGGCCCCCTCCCAACATCAATCATTTTCTTACAGTCCCTAGTGTTTGACTTCATTATGTCATCTGTTACATATTTAGTACCAACAACCCACATgtcttgtgtgtatttataagTTATTACAAAACTGACAGATGATGTAGAGGACCATTCTCACCATCTGACCAAACAAACACTGTCATGGATCTTCCTCCAGGTGGCACCGAAATCCTCAGATAGCCACAGGTCCAGCTGGGGGGGGAAAAGGCTTCATCAGTAAAAGAAAAGTGTTCATAGACTTTTTGAGTATTCAGTCATGCCTAATCAAGAATTTAGTAGCTTGAAATAGAAGTCTAGCATCCAATAAAGAGAGGTGAGTTGATCCAGTTTAGATTactttattaaagaggacctattatgcttattttcaggtgcaaacttgtattttgggtttctacttgtTCAAaacaaggctttttttttcttctcaaacctcccgaaaagcccagtctgctctgattggtcagctggcccactctgttgtgattgatcaaccaaaccaaactcttcggctttgtaactttgcatgTAAAAGACATGCACATactttataacacactaaaggaaaaggaaaaagcacattAGCATAattggtcctctttaaaactCAAAACTAGGACCTGAGGCTTGGTTTGGTCTGAAGAATGAAAGCTGCTACCGTGATGCTGAGCGTCAGTAGTATGTCGCTGTTTCCAGGGTTGTACAGCATCTGAATGAGGGGCTCAAACGGCAGGTCGGTTGGTACAAAGGTCACGCCAAAGTCCTGCGAGCGAAACAGCTTAAACCCCCCGACTTCTGACACATCACCAGTGAGCATCACCTGAAAccaaacacagagaggagctAATGTTACAACTAGTAGAGTGGAGCTTTATCATTTTCTGTGTTATAACGAGGCAAAGGTTATGGACTTTTATATAGAGCAaccacaacaaaaaaa containing:
- the LOC119491751 gene encoding sortilin-like isoform X1; its protein translation is MLSSVVSCILALGLLLLSSALGSDLHEGENSSGLRRLKRELVGDEERLSLEKLKRSAGLNEQTCTDLPGGEATLQNNTHSFTFKVRTMGSLSLAWVGDGSGVLLVLTTFQVPLFMMRFGQSNLYRSEDYGKTFKDVTHLINHTFIQSEFGIAISPDHSGKVMLTGDVSEVGGFKLFRSQDFGVTFVPTDLPFEPLIQMLYNPGNSDILLTLSITLDLWLSEDFGATWRKIHDSVCLVRWGPKHTIYFTTNYNGSCNDKGMLELRTTADYGRSFKTIATRVYSFVLGGRFVFASIMTGTGTERMIHVSVDGGEVWNMAQLPTVNHEQFYSILAANQDMIFMHVDNPGDSGVGTIYVSDDRGAVFSKSLERHLYTTTGSDTDFTAIASLRGVYMTSVLTEDGAMETVITFDQGAKWQTLRRPQNSHCDTETSTNRPNRCRLHIHASYSTTMKMNVPMLPLSQPSAVGVILAHGSIGDAESALSPDVYVSDDGGYSWLLALRGPHHYAILDSGGLLVAVEHTNSPVNQIKFSTDEGQCWHTYNFTSDPLHFSGMDSEPGSRSMNVSLWGYRNDFSKWVVMTIDFRKILTRDCTEEDYVQWLAHSADPSGSSDGCVLGYKETFLRLRKDSVCWNGRDYGITKKLSPCPCTMDDYHCDFGYYRPENSSECVEQEELKSHPLEFCLNGTTEQLQTSGYRKIPGDQCEGGFQPDRKETDLRRMCTSNALYPNSLTESSSPNTAVIVMVVIAMLLTSAVAGVWLVKKYVCGGRFLVHRYSVMREHVEADKIEGVDDVDTHYMETGKEQYNEDSDQDLLE
- the LOC119491751 gene encoding sortilin-like isoform X2, whose protein sequence is MLTGDVSEVGGFKLFRSQDFGVTFVPTDLPFEPLIQMLYNPGNSDILLTLSITLDLWLSEDFGATWRKIHDSVCLVRWGPKHTIYFTTNYNGSCNDKGMLELRTTADYGRSFKTIATRVYSFVLGGRFVFASIMTGTGTERMIHVSVDGGEVWNMAQLPTVNHEQFYSILAANQDMIFMHVDNPGDSGVGTIYVSDDRGAVFSKSLERHLYTTTGSDTDFTAIASLRGVYMTSVLTEDGAMETVITFDQGAKWQTLRRPQNSHCDTETSTNRPNRCRLHIHASYSTTMKMNVPMLPLSQPSAVGVILAHGSIGDAESALSPDVYVSDDGGYSWLLALRGPHHYAILDSGGLLVAVEHTNSPVNQIKFSTDEGQCWHTYNFTSDPLHFSGMDSEPGSRSMNVSLWGYRNDFSKWVVMTIDFRKILTRDCTEEDYVQWLAHSADPSGSSDGCVLGYKETFLRLRKDSVCWNGRDYGITKKLSPCPCTMDDYHCDFGYYRPENSSECVEQEELKSHPLEFCLNGTTEQLQTSGYRKIPGDQCEGGFQPDRKETDLRRMCTSNALYPNSLTESSSPNTAVIVMVVIAMLLTSAVAGVWLVKKYVCGGRFLVHRYSVMREHVEADKIEGVDDVDTHYMETGKEQYNEDSDQDLLE